A stretch of Candidatus Poribacteria bacterium DNA encodes these proteins:
- a CDS encoding HD domain-containing protein, giving the protein MNCTLAELRAHPKSIEIQKYLSDKLSEKRYQHVLSVQEMSVDLAHVHGANVWHANLAALLHDSAKWMSTQQLHSEIKRYEIRLDPVEKQNPSLLHPFIGVKIAIEEFAVTELEVLEAIRNHTTGSPSMGIIAQILYVSDFAEPTRTHKEVDVVRELAYTNLVRAVHHVARTEIVYLLGKGVLIHPNTLHTYNSTLQGGET; this is encoded by the coding sequence ATGAATTGCACATTAGCGGAACTCCGGGCACATCCGAAGTCGATCGAAATTCAGAAGTATCTCTCAGATAAGCTGAGCGAGAAACGCTATCAACACGTCCTCTCTGTACAAGAGATGAGCGTTGATTTAGCACATGTGCATGGTGCCAACGTCTGGCATGCCAACCTCGCTGCGCTTTTGCATGATAGTGCAAAATGGATGAGTACACAGCAATTACACAGCGAAATAAAACGCTACGAGATTCGTCTGGACCCAGTGGAAAAGCAGAATCCGTCTCTTTTGCATCCATTCATCGGCGTAAAGATTGCCATAGAGGAGTTTGCTGTAACGGAACTCGAAGTCCTTGAAGCGATTCGGAACCATACGACAGGTAGCCCGTCAATGGGGATTATTGCGCAGATATTATACGTTTCGGACTTTGCGGAACCCACACGGACCCATAAGGAGGTGGATGTCGTGCGGGAATTAGCCTACACGAATTTAGTTCGAGCGGTGCATCATGTAGCCCGTACAGAAATTGTGTATCTCTTAGGAAAAGGGGTATTGATTCATCCAAATACGCTTCATACCTACAACAGTACGTTACAAGGTGGCGAGACTTAA
- a CDS encoding glycosyltransferase family 9 protein: MHNLPHLTPCESLEKKILLIRLSSLGDIVLTTPAIRATRAHFPDAYIAMLVGKQSAEVLRENPHLDEIITFDRLARDKDTGEMLRTVQVLRERKFTLAIDLQRKFRTALLMYFSGATERIGKGALCSIRVPEQGNKHATAHYFDMLHAVGIPAVDQRLELFLAESERADASQRFDAAGVTQTGLKIGVFPGAGWKLREWMPDRFAAIGNRLVQHFNAEVLIFGGQKESELVHTVANLMDASAIPFAGSLQVRELAACIEKCDLFLTNDTGPMHIAAAVGTPTVSLFGPGNHIRFQPLGGLHRTIRHDVPCSPCKQFTDKCKDNICMKKITVDEVWQSISDALSARRLKNT; encoded by the coding sequence GTGCACAACCTGCCTCATTTAACGCCTTGCGAATCATTAGAAAAAAAAATTCTGCTCATTCGCCTCAGTTCCCTTGGCGACATCGTCCTTACAACGCCGGCGATTCGGGCGACCCGTGCCCATTTCCCGGATGCGTATATTGCCATGCTCGTAGGAAAACAGTCAGCGGAGGTCCTTCGAGAAAATCCACACCTTGATGAAATAATTACGTTTGATCGGCTCGCCAGAGATAAGGATACAGGTGAGATGCTGCGGACTGTTCAAGTCCTGCGTGAACGCAAATTCACGTTGGCTATCGATCTACAGCGGAAATTTCGCACTGCGCTACTGATGTATTTCAGCGGTGCCACCGAGCGTATCGGTAAAGGCGCGCTCTGTAGCATTCGGGTCCCTGAGCAAGGTAACAAACATGCCACAGCACACTACTTTGACATGTTGCATGCAGTCGGCATTCCAGCAGTGGATCAAAGGCTCGAACTGTTCCTTGCTGAATCCGAGCGCGCAGATGCCTCGCAACGGTTTGACGCCGCAGGTGTTACGCAGACAGGTTTAAAGATAGGGGTCTTTCCGGGGGCAGGGTGGAAGTTGCGCGAATGGATGCCCGATCGCTTCGCCGCCATTGGAAATAGGCTGGTCCAGCATTTCAATGCCGAGGTCCTGATTTTCGGTGGACAAAAGGAGTCGGAACTCGTACATACCGTTGCAAATCTGATGGATGCGAGTGCTATCCCGTTTGCCGGAAGTCTTCAGGTCCGGGAGTTAGCCGCTTGTATTGAAAAATGCGATCTCTTTCTCACAAACGATACCGGTCCGATGCACATCGCCGCAGCGGTCGGAACACCCACTGTATCTCTGTTCGGTCCCGGCAACCACATCCGATTCCAACCGCTCGGTGGGTTGCACCGAACCATCCGACACGATGTCCCATGCAGCCCCTGTAAGCAATTCACAGATAAATGCAAAGATAATATCTGCATGAAAAAAATTACTGTAGATGAGGTGTGGCAATCTATCTCCGATGCCTTATCCGCACGCCGCCTCAAAAACACGTAG
- a CDS encoding Stp1/IreP family PP2C-type Ser/Thr phosphatase: MQFAAKTDTGKLRERNEDRYYFDTQLQLFAIADGMSGHESGDVASLIALEIIQEWAKTQASPQSDLGPMKRLAVLTELAEEANQRIYTEAENSGKARGMGTTLIAGFVTFSYLTYVHVGDSRLYVLRDGKITQITTDDTFVQKMVEKGEITPEESRVHEKRNIVTQAVGLMPTVTVSADAYPLGPGDIVLACTDGLHDMIVDDNEIAEIITTARTIEEAAENLVNTALYYGGTDNVTVLLFAID, translated from the coding sequence ATGCAGTTTGCAGCAAAAACAGATACAGGTAAACTTCGTGAAAGAAACGAAGACCGATACTATTTTGATACGCAACTCCAGCTATTTGCCATCGCTGATGGTATGAGTGGGCATGAAAGCGGCGATGTTGCGAGTCTCATTGCGCTTGAGATCATTCAGGAGTGGGCGAAAACCCAAGCATCTCCGCAGAGTGATTTAGGGCCCATGAAAAGGCTCGCAGTTTTGACCGAACTCGCGGAGGAAGCGAATCAACGTATCTACACGGAAGCGGAGAACAGTGGCAAAGCGCGTGGCATGGGCACAACCCTTATCGCGGGTTTTGTTACCTTTAGCTACCTCACTTATGTCCACGTCGGGGATAGCCGGCTCTACGTCCTGCGCGATGGAAAAATCACACAGATAACAACAGACGATACTTTCGTTCAAAAGATGGTCGAAAAGGGTGAAATAACGCCTGAAGAAAGCCGTGTTCATGAAAAACGAAATATTGTCACACAGGCTGTCGGTTTAATGCCGACTGTCACTGTCAGTGCTGACGCGTATCCGCTGGGTCCAGGTGACATCGTCCTCGCCTGTACCGATGGTTTGCATGACATGATCGTCGACGATAATGAGATTGCTGAGATTATCACGACTGCCCGCACTATCGAAGAGGCGGCAGAAAATCTCGTCAACACAGCACTTTACTATGGTGGCACCGATAACGTCACAGTCCTCCTCTTTGCTATCGATTAA
- the thiI gene encoding tRNA 4-thiouridine(8) synthase ThiI, with translation MEELVSVHYAEVGLKGKNRVFFEKRLVNNIKLALRGTGYAEVERLHDRILVHLGQNADITEVKKRLQQVMGIAYFEFACRTERDIDAIKEAALQQIQNGSYESLKVETRRTDKSFPLTSPQVSAEVGGYLIKETNTRADMHNPDLICWVKITHNAAYISTEKIPGIGGLPVGVSGKVLVMLSGGIDSPVAAWQMIKRGAKAVFIHFYSYPYTDKASLEKVIELAQILAVSNYRSTIYLVPFAELQQMIVAATPAPFRVLLYRRMMTRIAQRVATLEKAEALVTGESLAQVASQTLTNLRTIEAIADIPILRPLIGEDKAEIIEKAQQIGTFNVSTRPHQDCCSLFVPKHPATRASLTDLAEAESGLDIDTLVEDALNNLEKRVVELKTPQEF, from the coding sequence ATGGAAGAATTAGTTAGTGTTCATTATGCCGAAGTTGGACTCAAAGGCAAAAATAGAGTGTTTTTTGAGAAACGGCTTGTCAATAACATCAAACTCGCTCTACGTGGCACAGGATACGCAGAAGTAGAGCGACTTCACGATAGAATTCTCGTGCATCTTGGGCAAAACGCCGACATTACAGAAGTTAAAAAACGCCTACAGCAGGTGATGGGTATCGCTTATTTTGAATTCGCCTGTCGTACGGAAAGAGACATTGATGCCATTAAAGAGGCGGCTCTACAGCAAATCCAAAACGGCTCTTACGAATCCCTTAAAGTCGAGACGCGGCGGACGGATAAATCGTTTCCGTTAACCTCTCCGCAGGTAAGTGCAGAGGTTGGCGGCTATCTCATTAAGGAAACAAACACGAGAGCCGATATGCATAATCCCGACTTAATTTGTTGGGTGAAAATAACACATAATGCGGCGTATATCTCTACTGAGAAGATTCCTGGAATTGGCGGATTGCCCGTCGGTGTGAGTGGTAAGGTGCTTGTCATGTTGTCGGGTGGGATTGATTCCCCTGTCGCCGCATGGCAGATGATAAAGCGTGGCGCGAAAGCCGTTTTTATTCACTTTTACAGTTATCCGTATACCGATAAAGCCTCTTTGGAGAAGGTAATTGAACTCGCGCAGATTTTAGCCGTGTCGAATTATCGCAGTACCATCTACCTCGTTCCGTTTGCTGAACTCCAGCAGATGATCGTCGCGGCAACACCTGCACCCTTCCGAGTCCTGCTGTATCGGCGCATGATGACCCGAATTGCACAGCGCGTTGCGACTCTGGAGAAGGCAGAGGCACTCGTTACCGGTGAAAGCCTCGCACAAGTCGCTTCGCAAACGCTGACAAACCTTAGAACGATTGAAGCGATCGCCGATATCCCAATTCTGCGTCCACTCATCGGTGAAGATAAGGCTGAAATTATCGAAAAGGCACAACAAATCGGGACTTTCAACGTATCTACACGTCCACATCAGGATTGTTGTTCGCTCTTTGTACCCAAGCATCCTGCCACCCGCGCCTCGCTTACCGATTTAGCTGAGGCAGAATCGGGTTTAGATATAGACACTTTGGTTGAAGATGCGTTAAATAATCTTGAAAAACGGGTGGTCGAATTGAAAACTCCTCAGGAATTTTAA
- a CDS encoding membrane dipeptidase, whose translation MTLNTQVSDLHEQALVIDSHNDAIVAHIRRGNVSLADENTQNPTDPIGTIAYLRGPVPPEEEAIGIQLNIPKMRQGGIDAAFFAVDVTRAWKNHLAYALDAFGWFETEVTANTNDICIARNASDIREAKASGKLAAVLVIENSEAVERSLNILRSLYMLGVRSIGLTHNLNTWASTGNDEEDLGGGLTRFGMALVKEMNRLGMLVDVSHISERGFWDVLEISEHPVIASHSNCKTLCRHPRNLSNEQLKALAANGGVVGITFVPGFITTDGWAKMPPLAQLLNHFAYAIDIAGIDHVGIGSDFDGGGDLLKDAGEFIKIAEGLSERGYTDEDIRKVLGGNHLRVFEAACG comes from the coding sequence ATGACATTAAACACGCAAGTTTCTGACCTGCACGAGCAGGCACTCGTGATAGATTCGCATAACGATGCCATTGTGGCGCACATCCGTCGAGGCAATGTCAGTCTCGCTGACGAAAACACCCAAAACCCTACGGATCCGATTGGTACTATCGCTTACCTTCGCGGTCCCGTTCCGCCCGAGGAGGAGGCTATCGGCATCCAACTCAACATACCGAAAATGCGGCAGGGCGGTATTGACGCGGCGTTTTTTGCTGTTGACGTGACACGCGCATGGAAAAATCACCTCGCGTATGCGTTAGATGCATTTGGCTGGTTTGAGACAGAGGTGACAGCAAACACCAATGACATCTGTATTGCCCGAAATGCAAGCGACATCCGAGAAGCGAAAGCATCTGGCAAGCTCGCCGCGGTTCTTGTTATCGAAAATAGTGAAGCCGTTGAAAGGAGTCTTAACATTCTCCGCTCACTGTATATGCTCGGTGTCCGTTCAATCGGGTTGACCCATAACCTGAATACATGGGCATCAACGGGAAATGATGAAGAGGACTTGGGCGGCGGTTTGACACGATTCGGCATGGCATTGGTCAAAGAGATGAATCGCCTCGGGATGCTCGTGGACGTTTCCCATATTAGTGAGCGTGGCTTTTGGGACGTTCTGGAGATCTCGGAACACCCTGTCATCGCATCCCATAGCAACTGCAAAACGTTGTGTCGACACCCGCGAAACTTGAGTAACGAGCAACTAAAAGCCTTAGCGGCTAATGGCGGGGTTGTCGGCATTACTTTTGTTCCGGGGTTTATCACCACCGACGGGTGGGCGAAAATGCCGCCCTTGGCACAGTTGCTCAACCACTTCGCCTACGCAATCGACATTGCTGGGATCGACCATGTCGGTATCGGCTCAGATTTTGACGGTGGTGGCGACCTGCTCAAGGATGCTGGTGAGTTCATCAAGATCGCTGAAGGTTTAAGTGAGCGTGGCTATACTGACGAAGATATCCGAAAGGTGCTTGGGGGAAATCACCTACGTGTTTTTGAGGCGGCGTGCGGATAA
- a CDS encoding iron-containing alcohol dehydrogenase produces MLRDDCSHEKIERLPSIIRCPFANVKERREAIVLTTDPAWKAVSGIDVNVQHPIYVAGNTRADMAALTETCEGEVVYGIGGGLAIDTAKYVAAAKALPLIAVPTLLSTDAFLTNATGVRENGCVHYLPSKAPDTVIVDMDVLCNAPAAMRASGAADVLSIATALWDWQEAEKMGANLSNQQLTPQAVDMASTLLQTLLDNAREIGRGTPTGLKLLLDLLCMEVQLCYQCGHSRVEEGSEHYFVYAIENHLTSAEGNSETTNGAPLLHGELVGLGILLMAVLQSQPWTQYRHALECLQINYRPSAVTREAIAETLINLSDYVAQHQLPYTVATTLRITPDIAERTIQTVLD; encoded by the coding sequence ATGTTGCGAGATGATTGTTCTCATGAAAAGATTGAGCGATTGCCAAGTATTATAAGATGTCCTTTTGCGAATGTTAAGGAGCGTCGCGAGGCTATCGTTTTAACAACAGATCCGGCATGGAAGGCTGTGAGTGGTATTGATGTTAACGTCCAACATCCGATCTATGTTGCGGGGAATACGCGGGCAGATATGGCTGCGCTCACTGAGACGTGTGAAGGGGAAGTGGTTTACGGTATTGGGGGCGGGTTAGCAATTGATACTGCCAAGTATGTTGCGGCTGCAAAAGCGTTGCCGCTCATTGCTGTCCCTACTCTTCTATCGACGGATGCTTTTCTTACGAATGCGACAGGCGTTAGAGAAAATGGATGTGTCCATTATCTTCCGTCAAAAGCACCGGACACTGTTATTGTAGATATGGATGTCTTGTGCAATGCCCCTGCCGCGATGCGGGCGAGTGGGGCTGCGGATGTGCTTTCAATAGCGACAGCCCTCTGGGATTGGCAGGAAGCGGAAAAGATGGGTGCGAATCTATCAAACCAACAACTGACACCACAAGCGGTTGACATGGCGAGTACCCTTCTCCAAACGCTGCTGGACAACGCTCGGGAGATCGGCCGCGGGACCCCAACCGGCTTGAAACTCCTACTTGATCTACTCTGTATGGAGGTCCAACTCTGCTATCAATGCGGACATAGTCGTGTTGAAGAGGGAAGCGAACATTACTTTGTCTATGCCATTGAGAACCATTTGACATCCGCTGAGGGAAATAGCGAGACTACAAATGGCGCCCCGCTTTTACATGGTGAATTGGTGGGGCTTGGTATCCTCCTGATGGCTGTGTTGCAATCGCAACCCTGGACGCAGTACCGTCACGCCTTGGAGTGTTTGCAGATTAATTACCGTCCGTCGGCTGTTACCCGTGAGGCAATTGCCGAAACGCTTATCAATCTATCGGACTACGTCGCGCAACACCAACTCCCATATACCGTCGCAACGACTTTACGGATTACCCCCGATATTGCTGAACGAACGATACAAACGGTATTAGATTAA
- the rsfS gene encoding ribosome silencing factor has product MGTEKNTLDIVKAAASAAMSRRAQDGVILDLRELDGFTDFFAIFSGTSDIQVEGISQAVIEELETNWAQRPWHQEGERKADWILLDYVDFVIHVFLSDRRSYYNLERLWAEAHRIELPELTMPIRQETWEEEMDPDGALVFGEQEKGTSDA; this is encoded by the coding sequence ATGGGAACCGAAAAGAATACATTGGATATAGTAAAAGCTGCGGCATCCGCAGCGATGAGTCGACGTGCACAGGACGGCGTCATTCTCGATCTGCGGGAACTTGACGGCTTCACGGATTTCTTTGCAATCTTCAGTGGTACTTCTGATATTCAGGTAGAAGGTATATCACAAGCTGTGATTGAGGAACTTGAAACGAACTGGGCACAGCGTCCTTGGCATCAGGAGGGGGAGCGCAAAGCAGATTGGATTCTGCTGGACTATGTAGACTTTGTCATACATGTTTTTCTTTCCGATAGGCGTTCCTACTATAACCTTGAACGCTTGTGGGCGGAGGCACATCGGATTGAATTGCCAGAATTAACGATGCCTATCCGTCAGGAGACATGGGAAGAAGAAATGGATCCTGATGGTGCGCTGGTTTTTGGTGAACAGGAGAAGGGCACGTCGGATGCGTAA